The genomic stretch CAGGCAGCGCTTGGAGCTCGAAAACTACCTGCCTTTTTGCGTTATTTCGGTTCCGATTTTGGTTCGGGTATTTTTTAGCTCGTACCGCGTTAGGCTGCCGATGTTTAGACGAGGATATAAAATTTTAGCCTCTTTTGCGGTAGCTTCTTTGCTTGCCGGTTTTTTGTTCGTGCTTTTTAACGAGACGCTTTACGGCGTATTAAAAGATCCGACTAAGCATTTCGTTTATAGATATCACGTCGCAAAAGAGCTTGCAAAAGAGCTAAAAGATAGGGGCGTAGAAAAAATTTTTACGGATGATAAAAAGCTTGCTTTGAGACTTAAATTTTACGGCATAAACACGAGCGAGGATGCAGATCTACGCCTACTAAATTTGAGCTTGAGTGATAATTACGATAATATTGCCGTTAACAAATTCGGCAAAAAGATTGCAAGATTTAAGTTAAAAGAAAGATAATTAGGGAAAAATGAATGAAAAAGGCCTTTACGATTTTAGAACTTGTCGTGGTAATAGTAGTAGTAGGAATAATAGCCGTTATGGCGCTACCGAGAGTAAACGACGATCACATCGCCGAAGCTGCCGACCAAGTGATGTCTCATATACGATATACCCAGCATCTAGCGATGCAAGATAATAAATTTGATCCTACTGACACCAACTGGTTTAAAAAGAGGTGGAGTATAGGTTTTACCAAAGCTTCATTTTGCGACGGCTCGAGCGAATGGAGATATAGCGTTTATAATGATATAAGCGCTACCGGAAATTTAAATTCGGAAGATGAGGTAGCAAGAGACCCGTTGGAGCCGAATAAATTTATGAGCTCCGGATGGAGCGGTATTTCAAAAGCTAGTTGCAAAAAGGCCAGTATGAGATATAATTTGGCAAAAAAATTCGGTATAACTAATGTGCAGTTGCGCGGCGTATGCGGAGACAGCAACTTGCAAACTATTTCTTTTGATGAATTTGGAAGGCCTATGCAGGGGGTAAGCACGACCGGCGGCGGTGCGAC from uncultured Campylobacter sp. encodes the following:
- a CDS encoding prepilin-type N-terminal cleavage/methylation domain-containing protein, which translates into the protein MKKAFTILELVVVIVVVGIIAVMALPRVNDDHIAEAADQVMSHIRYTQHLAMQDNKFDPTDTNWFKKRWSIGFTKASFCDGSSEWRYSVYNDISATGNLNSEDEVARDPLEPNKFMSSGWSGISKASCKKASMRYNLAKKFGITNVQLRGVCGDSNLQTISFDEFGRPMQGVSTTGGGATRGYDRLVHNGQNCQIILSTAKKTAIITVTPETGFTQVSYSSITPSKDQAQVRGEKNSTIPKK